AATAATGATCTGGAGCTGTGAGTCAAATGAGTAAGATTAAAGGCACAAAGAAACTCTTAATAATAAACAAGCAGATAACTgctggaaagaaaaatatgttcctTGTTTGAAATTAACTGCCAAACATTCTCAACCTACATAAAGCTGTCATAAAGGACATCTAAATCTGTCCTTGTTTGTAACATGTGTTGTGACAAGATTTGACAGTTTATCAAAGAACTATAATTGCCACCTAAACATCTAGCATTTTGTCAACTGCAAGTATGTttagtgaaagcatttattttacttaaaatacaaCAATCAGTTTTCTTCACTTTCTGAAAGAAACTGACTGAATTCCTTTTCTCCTGAGCTGAACAAGATAGATCAAGCTCTCTTTGAATTATGTATGTTGGAATTGTGAAGGGAAAAAGAATAATCAGTAAAGCAAGAAACTATTACCAAGGTAATATACATATTCTGGGTATTGACTCAAAAGACCTTCAAAATACAAGAATTCTCACATATCTGTAGAGATGACATTTAAATATGCTTGCCTTGGAAAGGAGAAAGATAGGCATTTTTCTCTACACCACAATTTTTGTTTCCAGGTAATTTATTAAGAAATGATGGCTTAAATAGAGAGAATGTGTTATTCAATAGGCATCATTCCCACATGTAACTTTGCTTAGAAACAGTCAATGATAAGATAAATATCTTTCTCAACCTATGGAGATGAAAGTAAACAGGAGCTAAATTTCCTTGCAAGAGATCCATGTAACAGAGATTCTTTgtggaaataatatttaaaagtaaaaggactTTCTAGTCTGAGGTttgaggttttgttctttgttgcAGTTGTTTGATAAAAGAGTAAAGCTTTATGCAAAAAATTTCTGCACAACTTTTGAATTCCTTCTTCATTCGCTAAAACCTCAAATAGAAGGCCTAGAAGTTGCTTAGCAAGAAAAGCCCTATTTGGAAATTCAGGAGTCCCATGTTCTAGTCCACACTGCCTCTAATTAGCTGTTAGATCCCAAGCAAGTTGCTTCATTTCTCTGGGTCTGTGTTCCAGAGAATGGGATGTTAGACTGGGTGGTCTCTAAAACCATTtctatctttaatattttataattctagACAAATCCCTGGAACTATGAGGTGCTGTAACAGCCAGAGCTTGGAGCAAAAATAACAGCAAGACAAAAATTACTCCTACTTAACACCTCAAGGAAAATGCAACCAACTATGGGTTTTTAATGTTTACATTAGCATTCAGTCCTATTTAGGTAATAATgtctatttaaaaatctgttttgtttttctttaaaaactgaaaatgtgtGACACATTGAGAACActaagagaaaaatcattttaattgaaGCTGCAAGTACTTTTTAATGCTGCTAAATTGAGACACAAAATTTTCTTTAGAAATCACTGCAAGTACTCTGGCTTGGGATGAGAATTATATAGCATAGGTGGGTCTGTTGATTTTATGATAGGAAAGAACATGAATGAAGGGTGTGGACAGAAATGAGCTGGCATGCACGTCAACTGTGAAGAGTTTGAACTGAGGAGAAAAGCACATTGCTGTCAGGGAGATATGTGACTCATCAGCAGCAGGACATTTGAATTAGCCTTTTTGACATAGCTGTGTATATGACTTTATAGTAATAGCACATTTGatatataaaagatttttttcctagcAAACTAATGTGTTTCACAGACATGGCTAGATCTTACCCATTTCTCTTGTCTACCCATTTCTGAGTTTTTCCTATCCGTGAGCCCATCCCAGTGAGGAAACTCAAAAGTGGGGTGAGAAACTGTATTCAGCAGATTCTTTAGTaatttcaaaatgtgaaaaaatgatgACTTGGTTTTTGACTAAATCAAAATATCCTAGAACTAAATGTCAGACACACTGTGGGGTAactggcagaatttccagaatctctgcctaGCCTTTCTTCACTTACATATCAATAGCATTTACTACTGCAGAGCCTCCCGACCATCTGGGGCAaaaggtggagagaaaatggccattctctcctcccatccattcctggtacatgactgatctggcatctgccagtcaccaaggacccacccaaGGAGCTCTTGCTGGGAAGGAGAGCATGAACCACAGCTGGAGGAGAAAGATGGTGCCGAGCCTGGATAGCAACTGTAaggaataaaagcctttctcccaacctacccttgCCCTTGACTTATTTTGATTTCACCAGTGTCATAGAGGTACTCACCGtgggccaggaacacccttctCCCACCTGGGGCTACACACATAATTAGCAGGATAAAAATGTAGGATCTGTACCTGATGCCTACATTATTTTTACAACACAGTTTTTTGTTGAGATTCCTGGTATGTATTGTACCTCCCATTACTTCTTGGCCCATTCCTCCAACCCCAATGCACTTTGGAAGCTATGTAGTTAAAATTTGCTAACAAACACTTaaccatcatatatatatatatatatatatatatatatatatatatatatatatatatatatatatagtcattctttttttaattatgaaattaatGAAAGTTAAATACTATATTAACAGATGGCAATAAAATGTGACAGTCCTTCTTCATCCCTAACTCCCATCAAGCTACTCCCTCTCCAAAGATAATCATAATAGTCTTTCCCTAATGATTTGTTGTTTTGACTAttagttaattttaaatacataaatattatacTACACATATTTTGGTGGCTgggtttttacatttaaaaatgtgttggaGACATTTCCATATGACTACACATAAGTCAGTCCCTGTAATGTCTGCCTGTGTAATAACTTacctatcaatggacatttgttAGTTTCCAGATTTGGCTACTATAAGCAATTCTAGAGAGGTAACCATTTGTCATTCACTATCTTAAACCCTGTTAAATGATACAACACCTGACATACAGATGCCTTAGGAAATATTGACTGAATGCAttactaaagaaataaaatatcaatatattttggggatgCTTGTGAATATTTCTATGGAGAAGATTCcttgaagcagacacattgggtcaaaagttatatgcagaatTTCCCTTGTAAAGTCTAATTATAGATTAATTATCTAATGATTTTGGGCTACCTGACATGTGAAAATAAGCATTTTGTGATTACTggcattttttcatatgtttatgacTATCCTTTTTTCTTGTGAATTGTTTATTCATAccattttcaaactttttaatttatctttttctcacTCAACTGGAAGaactctaaaatatattttagacactTTTTCCAGTCTGTAACTTTCCTTTTAAACTGACATATCTTTTGCCTTGtataagttttataattttatgtatttaattttgtttaagcAGTCCCAGGAAAATTACATAGGCactaatagaagaaaaaaaatccatgaactgAAGGAAGATTTGGTTCTTTAGTTTAAAAGTGTGAAATGGGTGccaacaggaatttttttttaaaagacataagcCTGAAGATACTGTAAACCACCTAGTAACAACCAGAAGCTGCTAGTTAGAATCTGGTCTGACTTTCATTTCATTCTGGATGGCAGTGGTGATCCATGGATGGAGTGCATAGGGTACTTGGCcaaaatgacaaatatcaaaGTCTTCAGTGGCAGCTCCCATACAGTGCTGACCACCTGGATCTGGAGCTGGGCAAGGCTGTGACCAAGAAATTCAGCAAACATGGGACCTGCATGGAAATCGGCAAGAGTGTGCAAGAAGAAGATGTCTATATTGTGCAGAATGGTTGTGGAGAGATCAGTGAAAATCCAGGGGAGCTTTTGATCATGATTAATGTCTGCAAGATGGCCTCAGCCAGCCTGGTTACTGCAGTCATCCCATGCTTCCCTTAAGCCTGGCAGGATAAGAAGGGCAAGACGTGGGCCCCAATGTCCACCAAGATTGCTGCAAATATGCTGTCTATAGCAGGTGCAGACCATATCATCACCATGGAACCACATGCTTCTATGCTTCTAAAATGCAGGGCTTTTTCGATATCCCAGGAGATAATTTGTATGCAGAGCCAGCTGTCCTGAAGTGGATAAGAGAGAATGTCTGAGTGGAGGAACTGTACTATTGTCTCATCAGATACTGGTGGAGCTAAGAGAGTGACTTCCATTGCAGACAGTTTGAATGTGGACTTTGCCTTGATTCACAAGAAACAGAAGAAGGCCAGTGAAGTCAAACCCATGGTGATAGTAGGAGATGTGAAGGATCATGTGGCTATTCTTGTTGATGACATGGCTGACATTTGTGGTATGACCTGCCATGCAACTGACAAACTTCTCTCACCAGAGCCACTAGAGTTTATGTAGCCTTGACTCACTATATCTTTTCTGGCCCAGCC
This portion of the Manis javanica isolate MJ-LG chromosome 6, MJ_LKY, whole genome shotgun sequence genome encodes:
- the PRPS1L1 gene encoding LOW QUALITY PROTEIN: ribose-phosphate pyrophosphokinase 3 (The sequence of the model RefSeq protein was modified relative to this genomic sequence to represent the inferred CDS: inserted 5 bases in 4 codons; deleted 2 bases in 1 codon; substituted 1 base at 1 genomic stop codon) is translated as MTNIKVFSGSSHTXADHLDLELGKAVTKKFSKHGTCMEIGKSVQEEDVYIVQNGCGEISENPGELLIMINVCKMASASLVTAVIPCFPXAWQDKKGKTWAPMSTKIAANMLSIAGADHIITMEPHFYASKMQGFFDIPGDNLYAEPAVLKWIRENVXEWRNCTIVSSDTGGAKRVTSIADSLNVDFALIHKKQKKASEVKPMVIVGDVKDHVAILVDDMADICGMTCHATDKLLSPXATRVYVALTHYIFSGPAINCINRASFEAVVVTNTIPQEXKMKHCPKIQAIDISMSLAKAIRRTHSAESVSYLFTHVSLY